One window of Marinomonas primoryensis genomic DNA carries:
- a CDS encoding retention module-containing protein, with translation MSDNQVPFATLGNAIGFITKLDGSVTVQSIDGQERVVKLGDPIFFGETVLTGGSGSVTIAFVDGTDVVIGGDSIVEMTDEIYNTGDNEDLVADSSSEIDALQNAILAGDDPTLIQDAPAAGNTLADQQRVDVSIERNDNSAQAGFGSDTQSSLPTYGYDTDNGSSGQATGSEYSAPSSVRAVNQAPVVDSESVSVTEDFTISGSVRATDVDLPDGKALSFSTSSTVTGLIFNSNGTYSFDASSYDSLVVGEKKEILIDITATDDQGSQGTGQLIITVTGTNDAPIAQAAAAIVREDSTVSGVVTAKDVDLPAGASLKFAIAEEVKGLTFNQNGSYKFNASDEAYNHLAAGERLTLKIPVTVTDDQGATDTTRLTINIVGTNDGPVALDDTATGTEDGGVITIDVLANDTDVDGDTLTITAATVPAEQGTVAIVDGKLEFTPAENFNGEATISYTISDGEESSSAEVAVTVDAVNDGQFAMGFRC, from the coding sequence ATGAGCGACAATCAAGTTCCTTTTGCAACGTTGGGTAATGCCATCGGTTTCATTACTAAATTAGATGGTTCTGTGACGGTTCAATCTATTGACGGGCAAGAGCGAGTTGTAAAGCTAGGTGATCCGATCTTCTTTGGCGAGACGGTTCTTACTGGAGGCAGCGGTAGCGTTACTATCGCATTTGTTGACGGCACTGATGTAGTAATTGGTGGGGACTCTATTGTAGAGATGACGGATGAAATTTATAACACAGGCGATAACGAAGACCTTGTCGCGGACTCTTCATCCGAAATTGATGCATTACAAAATGCAATTCTAGCGGGTGATGACCCGACCCTTATCCAAGATGCCCCTGCAGCGGGTAACACCCTAGCAGATCAGCAGCGTGTTGATGTGTCTATTGAGCGAAATGATAATAGTGCACAAGCGGGCTTTGGTAGTGATACACAAAGTAGTCTTCCGACCTATGGCTATGATACAGATAACGGCAGTAGTGGTCAGGCGACAGGAAGTGAATATTCTGCACCTTCCTCAGTTCGTGCGGTTAATCAAGCACCTGTTGTTGACAGCGAAAGCGTATCAGTAACAGAAGATTTTACTATTAGTGGTTCTGTCAGGGCTACGGATGTAGACCTTCCTGATGGAAAAGCGCTTTCTTTTAGCACTTCATCTACGGTTACAGGACTAATATTTAATAGTAATGGTACCTACAGTTTCGATGCATCTTCTTATGACTCATTAGTCGTAGGTGAAAAGAAAGAAATTTTAATAGATATTACCGCTACAGATGATCAAGGCAGTCAAGGTACAGGACAGTTAATAATTACAGTGACTGGAACGAATGATGCGCCTATTGCTCAAGCTGCTGCTGCAATAGTGCGAGAGGATTCCACTGTGAGCGGAGTTGTTACTGCGAAAGATGTAGATCTACCTGCTGGTGCATCACTAAAATTTGCTATTGCAGAAGAAGTTAAAGGTCTCACTTTTAATCAAAATGGATCCTATAAATTTAATGCATCCGATGAAGCTTATAATCATTTAGCTGCTGGTGAAAGGCTAACACTCAAAATCCCTGTAACGGTTACTGATGATCAGGGCGCAACTGATACTACAAGACTTACTATTAATATTGTTGGTACAAATGACGGTCCAGTTGCATTAGACGACACGGCGACAGGCACAGAAGACGGCGGCGTGATCACGATTGATGTGTTGGCGAACGACACAGATGTTGATGGCGATACGTTGACGATCACAGCAGCGACGGTTCCAGCAGAGCAAGGTACGGTAGCGATTGTTGACGGCAAGCTTGAGTTCACACCAGCAGAGAACTTCAACGGTGAAGCGACGATCAGCTACACGATCAGCGATGGCGAAGAAAGCAGTTCAGCAGAAGTTGCGGTCACGGTTGATGCGGTGAACGATGGTCAGTTTGCGATGGGATTCAGATGTTGA
- a CDS encoding SulP family inorganic anion transporter yields MIDSIKRDWFSNIKGDSLAGTVVALALIPEAIAFSIIAGVDPKVGLYASFCIAVVISFVGGRPGMISAATGAMALLMVTLVKDHGLEYLLAATLLTGVFQIIAGYLKLGALMRFVSRSVVTGFVNALAILIFMAQLPELTDVTWHVYAMTAAGLGIIYLFPLIPVIGKALPSPLVCIVVLTIFAMMYGLDIRTVGDMGELPDTLPIFLWPDVPLNLETLLIILPYSLGLAVVGLLESMMTATIIDEFTDTNSDKNRECKGQGVANIASGFLGGMAGCAMIGQSVINVKSGGRGRLSTFMAGLILLIMVVFLDDLISQIPMAALVAVMIMVSIGTFSWESIINLKKHPLSTNIVMLATVSIVVATHNLAIGVFVGVLLAAMFFAHKIGRFMVVKSDQDKQTDHRTYKVIGQVFFASSDQFNGSFDFKEAVKKVTIDLTDAHFWDITAVSALDKVVIKFRREGAEVELIGMNEATATVVDKFGVHNNPEEVEKVMGGH; encoded by the coding sequence ATGATCGATTCGATAAAACGAGACTGGTTCTCGAACATTAAAGGCGACTCCCTCGCTGGTACCGTGGTTGCACTTGCCTTAATTCCCGAAGCCATTGCATTTTCCATCATCGCAGGTGTAGACCCTAAAGTTGGCTTGTACGCATCCTTCTGTATCGCCGTGGTTATCTCTTTTGTTGGTGGTCGTCCTGGTATGATTTCTGCTGCAACTGGCGCCATGGCATTGCTGATGGTGACATTAGTGAAAGATCACGGTTTAGAATATTTGCTTGCCGCCACACTACTCACGGGTGTTTTTCAGATTATTGCGGGCTACTTAAAACTCGGGGCGCTGATGCGTTTCGTGTCTCGATCTGTGGTGACCGGTTTTGTGAATGCTTTAGCGATTCTGATATTTATGGCGCAATTACCAGAACTGACGGATGTAACCTGGCATGTCTACGCCATGACCGCCGCAGGACTTGGTATTATTTACCTATTCCCGTTAATTCCAGTCATTGGTAAAGCCCTACCTTCTCCATTGGTTTGCATTGTTGTATTGACCATTTTCGCCATGATGTATGGTTTAGACATTCGTACCGTTGGTGATATGGGCGAATTACCAGACACCTTACCCATTTTTCTATGGCCAGATGTTCCGCTAAACCTAGAAACACTTTTAATTATTCTGCCTTACTCTCTTGGTTTGGCCGTTGTGGGTTTATTAGAGTCCATGATGACCGCCACCATTATCGATGAATTCACCGATACAAACAGTGATAAAAATCGCGAATGTAAAGGCCAAGGGGTTGCCAATATCGCCTCTGGATTTCTAGGCGGTATGGCAGGTTGCGCCATGATTGGTCAATCCGTGATTAATGTAAAATCTGGTGGCCGTGGTCGCTTGTCTACCTTCATGGCCGGCTTAATATTGTTGATCATGGTGGTTTTCTTGGATGACCTGATTAGTCAAATCCCCATGGCCGCGTTAGTAGCTGTCATGATCATGGTATCAATTGGTACTTTTTCTTGGGAATCCATCATCAACCTGAAAAAACACCCACTATCAACTAATATTGTAATGTTAGCGACGGTTTCTATTGTGGTTGCAACACACAACTTAGCAATTGGCGTGTTTGTTGGCGTGCTATTAGCGGCCATGTTCTTCGCCCATAAAATCGGGCGCTTTATGGTAGTGAAGAGCGATCAAGATAAACAAACTGACCATCGTACTTATAAAGTGATAGGCCAAGTATTTTTTGCGTCATCAGATCAGTTTAATGGCTCTTTTGATTTTAAAGAAGCGGTTAAAAAGGTTACGATCGATTTAACCGATGCGCATTTTTGGGACATTACAGCCGTATCCGCTTTAGACAAAGTGGTAATCAAATTCCGCCGTGAAGGTGCTGAAGTTGAGCTGATTGGAATGAACGAAGCCACCGCGACGGTTGTCGATAAGTTCGGTGTTCATAACAACCCGGAAGAAGTCGAGAAAGTCATGGGCGGACACTGA
- a CDS encoding universal stress protein encodes MTNIIACIDGSALSEYVTTASVWAAKQMGCSLTLLHSLEKDAVRTDDDLSGSIGFGSREHLLDELVALDEKRAKLALEHGKIVLENARAFANKAGAKLVEELQRHGDLVENLLDLEEETRLVVIGRLGISHTMDAHTVGSHIERVARTLHKPILISVGKFTTPKNFMIAYDGREAADNAIARIAQSPLLIGLPCHLVMAGDDTPERRAKLEEAQTILEEEGFEVISSIRPGKIYPVLTQYREENKIELMAMGAYAHSKVRQFFVGSNTTKMIIESDIPLLILR; translated from the coding sequence ATGACAAATATTATTGCCTGTATTGATGGTTCTGCTTTATCAGAATATGTCACCACCGCATCTGTGTGGGCTGCCAAACAAATGGGCTGTTCGTTAACTTTGCTGCACTCTTTAGAAAAAGACGCCGTGCGAACAGATGACGACTTGTCTGGCTCTATCGGCTTTGGCAGCCGAGAACATCTGTTAGATGAGCTTGTCGCTCTCGATGAAAAACGCGCAAAACTGGCACTAGAACACGGAAAAATTGTGCTTGAAAACGCCAGAGCATTTGCTAATAAAGCTGGCGCTAAACTAGTAGAGGAATTGCAACGACATGGCGACCTTGTTGAAAACCTTCTTGATCTTGAAGAAGAGACTAGGTTGGTTGTTATAGGTCGACTCGGCATCAGCCATACGATGGACGCTCACACAGTTGGTTCACACATTGAGCGCGTGGCGCGTACTTTGCACAAACCGATCTTAATCAGCGTCGGTAAATTTACCACTCCGAAAAACTTTATGATTGCTTACGATGGTCGCGAAGCCGCAGACAATGCCATTGCACGCATTGCTCAAAGCCCATTATTGATAGGCTTACCATGCCATCTTGTTATGGCGGGTGATGATACACCGGAAAGGCGTGCAAAATTGGAAGAAGCGCAAACCATTCTTGAAGAAGAAGGCTTCGAAGTAATATCAAGCATTCGACCAGGTAAGATTTATCCAGTACTCACCCAATACCGTGAAGAAAATAAAATCGAACTTATGGCCATGGGGGCTTACGCTCATTCAAAAGTTCGTCAGTTCTTTGTCGGTAGCAATACCACCAAAATGATCATCGAAAGCGACATTCCTCTTTTGATTCTTCGCTAA
- a CDS encoding metalloregulator ArsR/SmtB family transcription factor, whose amino-acid sequence MTPDLFYKALADDTRLRSLLLITQYNELCVCELMAALNETQPKISRHLAQLRKSGVLSDRRQGQWVFYRLHPELPSWAIKVLKTTLDNQVLWLKDNVDQLETMGGRPERKGACC is encoded by the coding sequence ATGACACCCGATCTATTCTATAAAGCGCTCGCTGACGACACTCGCTTGCGAAGCTTATTACTGATTACCCAATATAATGAACTTTGTGTTTGCGAGCTCATGGCGGCACTGAATGAAACACAGCCCAAAATTTCTCGTCATCTTGCCCAACTTCGAAAAAGCGGCGTTCTGAGCGATCGCAGACAAGGACAATGGGTGTTTTATCGACTTCACCCTGAACTACCAAGCTGGGCAATAAAGGTCTTAAAAACCACCTTAGACAACCAAGTCTTGTGGCTGAAAGACAACGTAGATCAACTCGAAACCATGGGCGGCCGACCAGAACGAAAAGGCGCCTGTTGCTAA
- a CDS encoding ArsJ-associated glyceraldehyde-3-phosphate dehydrogenase, whose amino-acid sequence MTIKVGINGFGRMGRLSFRAAFDWDDIEFVQINDLKGDATTLAHLVNFDSVHGRWSHNATSEGNNIVINGKTIVCTQNRSIAETDWSQCDVVIEASGVMKTKALLQAYLDQGVKRIVVTAPVKEDGVLNIVMGVNDQDYNPSQHPIVTAASCTTNCLAPVVKVLHESIGIKHGSMTTIHSITNTQTIIDAPHKDLRRARSCGTSLIPTTTGSATAITHIFPELKGKLNGHAVRIPLTNASLTDCVFEMNRATTEVEINQILKAASENELKDILGYEERPLVSVDYKTDPRSSIIDAPSTMVINGTQVKLYVWYDNEWGYANRTAELMRKVGRLDQTA is encoded by the coding sequence ATGACCATTAAAGTAGGAATCAACGGATTCGGCCGCATGGGTCGCCTTTCATTTCGTGCCGCCTTTGACTGGGACGACATCGAGTTCGTACAAATCAATGATCTAAAAGGGGATGCAACCACACTCGCTCACCTTGTTAACTTTGACTCGGTTCATGGTCGCTGGAGCCACAATGCTACCAGCGAAGGCAACAACATTGTCATCAACGGCAAAACCATTGTTTGTACGCAAAATCGCTCTATTGCCGAAACCGATTGGTCACAATGCGATGTAGTGATTGAAGCCAGCGGCGTGATGAAAACCAAAGCACTTTTGCAAGCCTACCTTGATCAAGGTGTAAAGCGTATTGTGGTCACAGCGCCCGTAAAAGAAGACGGCGTGCTAAACATTGTCATGGGCGTCAACGACCAAGATTACAACCCAAGTCAGCACCCTATCGTCACCGCCGCATCATGTACGACCAATTGCCTAGCGCCAGTAGTAAAAGTCCTGCACGAATCAATTGGCATTAAGCACGGTTCCATGACGACGATTCACAGTATCACCAATACCCAAACCATCATTGATGCGCCGCACAAAGATTTACGTCGCGCTCGCTCGTGTGGTACCAGTTTAATTCCAACAACAACCGGTTCCGCGACCGCTATTACACATATATTTCCAGAACTAAAAGGCAAACTGAACGGCCATGCCGTACGCATACCGTTGACGAATGCTTCGCTCACCGATTGCGTGTTCGAAATGAATCGCGCGACCACGGAAGTAGAGATCAACCAGATCCTAAAAGCCGCCAGTGAAAACGAATTGAAAGACATATTGGGCTACGAAGAACGCCCTCTGGTATCAGTCGATTACAAAACCGACCCTCGCTCTAGCATCATAGACGCGCCAAGCACCATGGTGATCAACGGCACGCAAGTGAAGCTGTACGTCTGGTATGACAACGAATGGGGTTACGCCAACCGCACCGCGGAACTCATGCGTAAAGTAGGACGCTTGGACCAAACGGCTTAA
- the arsJ gene encoding organoarsenical effux MFS transporter ArsJ, producing MFSQRLTQLPNNVRQYLIVTGNYWCFTLTDGALRMLVVLYFYELGYGALDIALLFIFYEAFGVVTNLFGGWLGARWGLNRTMNIGLGLQIVALGMLLVPAGWLTVVWVMIAQALSGIAKDLNKMSAKSSIKVLVPKGESGQLYQWVALLTGSKNALKGIGFFLGGLLLTTVGFHHAILIMALALGVVWLFSLWQLGGDLGKASNKPKFSQIFSKSREINILSAARLFLFGARDVWFVVALPVYLSSQFGWDHWSVGGFLALWVIGYGIVQSLAPHITGKRTNQVPSAKMVTLWALALTALPAAIAIGLQLAFYPLIVLLGGLILFGAVFAINSSLHSYLIVQFASKEGVSMDVGFYYMANAMGRLIGTLLSGWVYQEFGLISCLWVSCGFLLLASLISLWLPKDTSQS from the coding sequence ATGTTCTCACAGCGATTAACACAGTTGCCAAACAACGTTCGTCAATACCTCATCGTCACTGGAAATTATTGGTGTTTTACCCTAACCGACGGCGCGCTACGCATGTTGGTCGTGCTGTATTTTTACGAGTTAGGTTACGGCGCATTAGACATCGCGCTGCTCTTTATCTTCTATGAAGCATTCGGCGTGGTAACGAATTTGTTTGGTGGTTGGCTCGGCGCACGATGGGGCTTAAACCGCACAATGAACATAGGGCTTGGTCTGCAAATTGTCGCCCTCGGCATGTTGCTCGTACCAGCAGGTTGGCTTACGGTTGTCTGGGTCATGATCGCGCAAGCACTGTCTGGCATCGCCAAAGACCTGAATAAAATGAGTGCGAAAAGTTCGATTAAAGTCTTAGTACCGAAAGGCGAAAGCGGTCAACTTTACCAGTGGGTCGCCTTATTAACCGGATCGAAAAACGCGTTAAAAGGCATTGGGTTCTTTTTGGGCGGTTTGTTGTTGACGACGGTTGGCTTCCACCACGCCATTCTTATCATGGCCCTCGCGCTTGGCGTTGTATGGCTATTTAGTCTTTGGCAATTAGGCGGTGATCTAGGTAAAGCCAGTAACAAACCTAAGTTTTCACAGATTTTTTCTAAAAGCCGAGAAATCAACATTCTCTCTGCCGCGCGACTCTTTTTATTCGGCGCTCGGGATGTGTGGTTTGTGGTCGCGCTGCCGGTTTATCTAAGCAGTCAATTTGGTTGGGATCACTGGAGCGTCGGTGGTTTCCTCGCACTTTGGGTGATTGGTTACGGCATAGTGCAAAGTCTAGCGCCGCACATTACTGGCAAACGCACTAATCAAGTTCCCAGCGCCAAAATGGTTACGCTTTGGGCATTGGCATTGACCGCCCTGCCCGCCGCCATCGCCATTGGTCTGCAACTGGCATTTTATCCGCTGATTGTTTTGCTAGGTGGTCTCATTCTATTTGGTGCGGTCTTTGCCATTAACTCGTCCTTACACAGCTACCTGATCGTCCAATTCGCCAGTAAAGAAGGTGTCTCTATGGACGTCGGTTTCTACTACATGGCCAATGCCATGGGTCGATTGATCGGAACGTTATTGTCCGGCTGGGTCTATCAGGAGTTTGGTTTAATCAGCTGCTTATGGGTGTCTTGCGGCTTTTTACTGCTCGCCAGTCTGATTTCACTTTGGTTGCCAAAAGACACAAGCCAGTCATAG
- a CDS encoding NfeD family protein — MDFFTNNLAQSLFVVGLILLVVEVTVLGFSTFVLFFVGLAAMVTGALLYLGILPDNVLSAMFSMGVLTLLAALLLWKPLKRMQSKVSSKKIKSDFIDHRFILKEAVSPTQSPKHHYSGVEWALISDESIAAGTKVEVTEAEVGKLHIKAVESE; from the coding sequence ATGGATTTCTTTACCAATAATTTGGCCCAAAGCCTTTTTGTTGTTGGTTTGATCCTCTTGGTTGTTGAAGTCACCGTATTGGGGTTTTCAACCTTCGTGTTGTTTTTCGTTGGTCTGGCTGCCATGGTAACGGGCGCTTTACTGTATCTGGGGATTTTACCTGACAATGTATTGAGTGCCATGTTTAGCATGGGTGTTTTGACGCTGTTGGCAGCACTTTTGCTATGGAAACCCTTGAAACGCATGCAATCAAAAGTGAGCTCTAAAAAAATCAAGAGCGACTTTATAGACCATCGTTTCATCTTAAAAGAAGCTGTGTCACCGACACAGTCTCCTAAGCACCATTATTCAGGTGTGGAATGGGCTTTAATCAGTGACGAGTCGATTGCAGCGGGAACGAAAGTAGAAGTGACAGAAGCCGAAGTCGGCAAGTTGCACATCAAAGCGGTCGAATCTGAGTAG
- a CDS encoding SPFH domain-containing protein: MEELLQYVLNVQVLVLVLVVVLLKNSIKFVPQNQAYVIERFGKYQSTKEAGLNFILPFIDRISSDRTLKEQAVDVPEQSAITKDNISLRVDGVLYFRVLDPYKATYGVENYVFAVTQLAQTTMRSELGKMELDKTFEERDVLNTNIVAAINDAAGPWGIQVLRYEIKDIVPPQSVMEAMEAQMKAERVKRAQILESEGDRQAAINRAEGEKASVVLAAEADKEEQVLRAEGEAKAIVAVASAQAEALRKVGEAAATEEGQKAIQLDLATKAIEAKRAIAKESSVVLLPDGATEASAVVAQAMTIIQKMTKGS; the protein is encoded by the coding sequence ATGGAAGAGTTACTTCAATATGTATTGAACGTACAGGTTCTGGTACTCGTACTGGTGGTTGTTCTGCTAAAGAATTCAATCAAGTTTGTGCCACAGAATCAGGCCTACGTGATTGAACGATTTGGTAAATACCAATCTACCAAAGAGGCTGGGCTGAATTTTATCCTACCTTTTATCGATCGTATTTCATCGGATCGTACGCTAAAAGAGCAAGCTGTTGATGTGCCTGAACAAAGCGCAATCACCAAGGACAATATTTCTTTACGCGTGGATGGGGTTTTGTATTTCCGTGTATTGGATCCTTATAAAGCTACCTATGGCGTGGAAAATTATGTTTTCGCGGTGACTCAATTAGCGCAAACCACCATGCGTTCTGAATTGGGTAAAATGGAATTAGATAAAACCTTTGAAGAGCGTGATGTGCTGAACACGAATATCGTTGCGGCCATTAACGATGCGGCTGGCCCTTGGGGTATTCAGGTATTACGTTACGAAATTAAAGACATTGTGCCACCACAATCTGTCATGGAAGCAATGGAAGCCCAAATGAAAGCGGAACGTGTGAAACGTGCGCAAATTTTGGAATCGGAAGGGGATCGTCAAGCGGCGATTAACCGTGCTGAAGGTGAAAAAGCCTCTGTGGTATTAGCCGCAGAAGCGGATAAAGAAGAACAAGTGTTGCGTGCCGAAGGTGAAGCGAAAGCCATCGTTGCTGTGGCATCGGCTCAAGCCGAAGCCTTGCGTAAAGTGGGTGAAGCTGCGGCAACGGAAGAAGGGCAGAAAGCCATACAGTTGGATTTGGCGACAAAAGCCATTGAAGCGAAACGTGCCATTGCCAAAGAGTCTTCTGTTGTCTTGTTGCCTGATGGCGCGACGGAAGCATCTGCGGTTGTTGCACAAGCGATGACTATTATCCAGAAAATGACGAAAGGGAGCTAA
- a CDS encoding threonine aldolase family protein: protein MKVAFTSDNIAGASDSVWQAMMKASQGDAMPYGNDDTTAEVTTMLSALFECDVDVFLVSTGTAANVLSISAMTPPWGSVLCHSESHLLNDESTAPEFYTGGARFVGIGGADAKIDPVMLKKMVNQKVGDVHSCQPSAVSISQVTEVGSVYSLEELRAITHVSKEAGLLVHMDGARFANALLSLDCTPAQMTWKAGVDIVSFGATKNGTMAAEAIVVFNKTLSKELGFRRKRGGHLHSKMRLLSSQMKAYLTDDLWRKNAAHANAMMALLQAGLATISSVKINTPAQANMLFCTLSEGMAEYLLAAGFAFYGGRWEKGVVRLVTSFRTPQEGVEAFIDCARQFEAGTDQG from the coding sequence ATGAAGGTTGCGTTTACCAGTGACAATATTGCCGGTGCGTCTGATTCTGTATGGCAAGCCATGATGAAGGCATCCCAAGGTGATGCGATGCCTTATGGTAACGATGATACGACGGCGGAAGTCACTACTATGTTGTCGGCATTGTTTGAATGTGATGTCGATGTGTTTCTGGTGTCAACAGGGACGGCAGCGAATGTATTGAGCATCAGTGCGATGACGCCGCCTTGGGGTAGTGTGTTGTGCCATTCAGAAAGCCATTTATTGAATGATGAAAGTACCGCACCGGAGTTTTATACGGGCGGCGCTCGTTTTGTTGGTATTGGTGGGGCGGACGCCAAAATAGACCCCGTCATGCTTAAAAAAATGGTAAATCAAAAGGTTGGCGATGTGCATTCTTGTCAGCCGTCTGCGGTGAGTATTTCGCAAGTCACGGAAGTGGGCAGTGTTTATTCATTAGAGGAACTTCGAGCGATTACTCATGTCTCAAAAGAAGCGGGCTTGCTGGTTCACATGGACGGTGCTCGTTTTGCGAATGCTTTGCTGTCGTTGGATTGTACTCCTGCTCAAATGACGTGGAAGGCTGGCGTGGATATTGTGTCATTTGGGGCCACGAAAAACGGCACAATGGCGGCGGAAGCGATTGTGGTGTTCAACAAAACATTATCAAAAGAGTTAGGGTTTCGTCGTAAGCGTGGTGGGCATTTGCACTCAAAAATGCGTCTATTATCGTCGCAAATGAAAGCCTATTTGACGGATGATCTTTGGCGTAAAAATGCTGCACATGCTAACGCTATGATGGCTTTGTTGCAGGCCGGTTTGGCGACCATTTCGAGCGTAAAAATCAATACGCCAGCCCAAGCGAATATGCTGTTTTGTACCTTGTCAGAAGGTATGGCGGAGTATTTGTTGGCAGCAGGTTTTGCTTTCTACGGCGGTCGCTGGGAAAAAGGAGTGGTGCGTTTGGTGACGTCATTTAGAACGCCACAAGAAGGCGTTGAGGCTTTTATTGACTGTGCTCGACAATTTGAAGCTGGCACAGATCAAGGATAA
- a CDS encoding GNAT family N-acetyltransferase/peptidase C39 family protein: MTKTSNAAIPLNPTPNTEVKTPQKLSSPVDIRSASVDDLKALLTLEDSAFTGDRLSRRSFRRTITSTGSALLVAVGQDQNLLGYALLHLRQGTRLARLYSLAVSPQARGLGIGKALIQACEQKAIKKGKILLRLEVSDVNQNAIALYNTMGYREFGHYDAYYEDQTDAIRMQKRLRHGASEQTTRPLPWLAQGTPFTCGPASLQMVLSALHPEYQATPDDELEIWREATTIFMTSGHGGCHPMGLALAAKKRGLSADVWLSEEGPLFVDSVRNELKKDVITRVHQSFVKQCDDADVAVHYSVMPLEQLIEAFDSGALAIILISTFRMDGKKAPHWVVMSGYDEHCILVHDPDLDDDTKLADDPPSPLDCQFVPIARNEFEKMSRFGQSRLQATVVLKTQ, encoded by the coding sequence ATGACCAAAACCAGCAATGCAGCGATTCCCCTTAATCCGACGCCAAATACGGAAGTCAAAACGCCGCAAAAATTGTCTTCACCTGTCGACATTCGTTCGGCCAGTGTGGACGATTTAAAAGCCTTGTTGACGCTTGAAGACAGCGCTTTTACTGGCGACCGTTTGAGTCGTCGTAGTTTTCGTCGGACGATTACCAGTACGGGATCGGCGTTATTGGTGGCGGTGGGGCAAGATCAAAATCTGCTGGGTTATGCGTTGTTGCATCTACGACAAGGTACGCGATTGGCGCGTTTGTATTCTTTGGCAGTGTCGCCACAAGCGCGAGGCTTGGGTATTGGCAAAGCCTTGATCCAAGCGTGCGAACAAAAAGCCATTAAAAAGGGCAAGATCTTGCTGCGTTTGGAAGTGAGTGATGTAAACCAGAATGCCATCGCGTTATATAACACCATGGGTTACCGAGAATTCGGCCATTACGATGCTTATTATGAAGACCAGACTGACGCCATTCGTATGCAAAAACGCCTTCGTCATGGGGCGAGCGAGCAAACCACGCGACCTTTGCCTTGGTTGGCTCAAGGTACGCCATTTACTTGTGGTCCGGCGTCGTTGCAAATGGTGCTGTCTGCGCTGCATCCTGAGTATCAAGCGACACCAGACGACGAGCTAGAAATCTGGCGTGAAGCGACGACGATTTTTATGACGTCGGGTCACGGTGGTTGTCATCCTATGGGCTTGGCGTTGGCGGCAAAAAAACGCGGTTTATCGGCGGATGTTTGGCTGAGCGAAGAAGGGCCGTTGTTTGTCGACAGTGTGCGTAACGAGCTTAAGAAAGACGTCATTACGCGTGTGCATCAAAGCTTTGTTAAACAATGTGATGACGCCGATGTGGCAGTTCATTATTCTGTGATGCCGTTAGAGCAGTTAATTGAAGCGTTCGACTCAGGCGCGCTGGCGATTATTTTGATTAGTACTTTTCGTATGGATGGTAAAAAAGCCCCACATTGGGTGGTGATGTCGGGTTACGACGAACATTGCATTCTTGTGCATGATCCCGATTTGGACGATGACACTAAATTGGCTGATGATCCGCCAAGTCCACTTGATTGCCAATTCGTTCCTATCGCACGCAATGAGTTCGAAAAAATGTCCCGCTTTGGACAAAGTCGTCTACAGGCGACGGTTGTTCTGAAAACGCAATAA